One region of Priestia megaterium genomic DNA includes:
- a CDS encoding glycoside hydrolase family 32 protein: MKKKGAYKWITLAVLLVVIAGLIIAGVSKKEDTKDRGKDKGNKSESTYRPVYHFSTPDKWKNDPQKPIYFDGEYHYYYLYNHDYPKGNGTEWRHATSKDLVHWKDKGVAIPKYTNKNGDIWSGSVIEDKENTAGFGKGAIVAIMTQPSADGQKQEQYLWYSTDRGKTFKSYSKNPIMPNPGTKDFRDPKVIWDNEHDKWVLVMSEGEKIGFYESSNLKDWTYTGGFVTKDIGITECPDLFQMKADDGTVKWVLGTSANGKESGKPNTYAYWTGNYDGTTFTPDMDEPQWLDHGFDWYGAVTFKDGKNEDSLEKRYAFAWMNNWDYPDKTPTMKDGFNGFDSVTREITLSKQDDDQYSLLSKPVEELNQLTDSTNSLKQVEVNGEKKLKIKGEAYQLDTDISWSDAENVGLRLRESADQKRHIDVGVFAKDNVSYVNRSYSNQPDQSKKYVESRDYFDAGKKNVHLKILVDKTSIEVFIDDGKTVHSSEVFPRHNDQGITLFSQGGTSFFKNIEIKRFRSSQ; this comes from the coding sequence TTGAAGAAAAAAGGTGCTTATAAATGGATAACGCTTGCCGTTCTTTTAGTTGTAATAGCCGGACTCATTATAGCAGGCGTATCCAAAAAAGAGGATACAAAAGATCGAGGAAAAGACAAAGGAAATAAAAGTGAATCCACTTATCGCCCGGTGTATCATTTTAGCACGCCTGATAAATGGAAAAATGATCCTCAAAAGCCCATTTATTTTGACGGAGAGTATCATTACTATTACTTATACAATCATGATTACCCTAAAGGGAACGGGACGGAATGGCGACATGCAACGTCTAAAGATTTGGTTCATTGGAAAGATAAAGGAGTAGCTATTCCAAAGTATACAAATAAAAATGGCGATATATGGTCCGGATCCGTTATAGAAGATAAAGAGAACACAGCAGGTTTTGGTAAAGGCGCAATTGTAGCGATTATGACCCAGCCTTCTGCTGATGGACAAAAGCAAGAACAGTATTTATGGTATAGCACCGATAGAGGAAAAACCTTTAAATCATATAGCAAAAATCCTATCATGCCTAATCCAGGCACCAAAGATTTTCGAGATCCCAAAGTCATATGGGATAATGAACATGATAAGTGGGTTCTCGTCATGTCAGAAGGTGAAAAAATCGGATTTTATGAATCTTCTAATCTAAAGGATTGGACGTATACGGGAGGATTTGTCACTAAAGATATTGGCATTACAGAATGTCCAGATCTTTTTCAAATGAAGGCGGATGACGGGACAGTTAAGTGGGTTCTCGGGACAAGTGCAAATGGAAAAGAAAGCGGAAAGCCAAACACCTATGCTTATTGGACAGGAAATTACGATGGAACAACATTCACTCCCGATATGGATGAGCCGCAATGGCTAGATCATGGTTTTGATTGGTACGGAGCAGTCACGTTTAAAGACGGTAAAAATGAGGATTCTTTAGAAAAACGCTACGCTTTTGCATGGATGAACAACTGGGATTATCCAGATAAGACACCAACGATGAAAGATGGGTTTAACGGATTCGATTCAGTAACCCGTGAAATTACGCTTTCAAAACAAGACGATGATCAGTACAGCCTGTTATCAAAGCCTGTCGAAGAATTAAATCAGCTAACTGATTCAACAAATTCTCTCAAGCAAGTAGAAGTAAACGGAGAGAAAAAGTTAAAGATAAAAGGTGAAGCTTATCAGCTTGATACAGATATTTCATGGTCAGATGCAGAAAATGTAGGCTTACGACTTCGAGAGTCCGCAGATCAAAAGCGGCACATTGATGTCGGGGTTTTTGCAAAAGATAACGTCTCATATGTGAATAGAAGCTATAGTAATCAGCCTGATCAAAGCAAAAAATATGTGGAAAGCCGCGATTACTTTGATGCAGGCAAGAAAAATGTTCATTTGAAGATATTGGTAGATAAAACAAGTATTGAAGTCTTTATTGATGATGGAAAAACCGTACATTCTAGCGAGGTGTTTCCTCGTCACAACGACCAAGGAATTACACTTTTTTCCCAAGGAGGAACGTCTTTCTTTAAGAACATAGAAATCAAACGTTTTCGTTCCAGTCAGTAA
- a CDS encoding ferritin-like domain-containing protein — MEEKMRQLIEGLNTDLAGEYSAVIQYTYYASTVTGLEYQILKPFFEGEIPDEQGHALYLSEKIKNLGGEPTTKPAEVKHVSNVTEMLKEASKAEKETIQRYEERKKQAEELGLTELVVKLEDMIADETNHMEEMERLLKDPRLS; from the coding sequence ATGGAAGAGAAAATGAGACAACTAATAGAGGGACTTAATACCGATTTAGCGGGTGAATATTCGGCGGTTATTCAGTACACTTACTATGCGTCTACAGTAACTGGCCTAGAATATCAAATTTTAAAACCTTTCTTTGAAGGAGAAATTCCTGACGAGCAAGGGCATGCCCTTTATTTATCAGAAAAAATCAAAAACCTTGGCGGTGAGCCAACAACAAAGCCAGCTGAGGTGAAGCACGTCTCAAACGTGACGGAAATGCTTAAAGAAGCGAGCAAGGCTGAAAAAGAAACGATCCAGCGCTACGAAGAGCGTAAAAAACAAGCAGAAGAGTTAGGATTAACAGAGCTTGTTGTCAAACTTGAGGATATGATTGCAGATGAAACAAATCATATGGAAGAAATGGAACGTTTATTAAAAGATCCCCGACTAAGTTAA
- a CDS encoding MDR family MFS transporter, giving the protein MRKRIMTALLLVTVLAAMEGTIVSTAVPRITSDLSGIELVSWVYAIYMLTTAVSTPIYGKLADLFGRKKVMLVGIIIFLIGSILCGLSFSMQQLIVYRAIQGLGAGVVMPLTMIIIGDLYEEAKERAKAQGWISAVWGVAGVLGPLLGGFLVDTLSWRYIFFLNIPFGLMAFIVLLVNYKEEVVKEKRYIDYIGAVTFSVGTIAFLYALLTGSQHQNWGDPIIIGLFVLAVLTFMGFIYIEKKSPEPLIPLELFSIRSVSVINLLTLLVGSVVISITVYLPIWSQGVMGKSATAAGFVLMPMPVCWTIGSLLSGNLVGRLKTHSILTLGTAIVSTACFMLFLVSTHSPVFLIYVAVGVLGLGMGIITPIFMLVIQSAVPASKRGVAVALNTFTNTFSQTLGSAVFGTIFNLVTLSQAKKLGQENLNASFETGGVPSEELSKLHEILASGVHIIYSGTFLAALLSFAVSCLLVKNGHKKIKNISVQK; this is encoded by the coding sequence ATGAGGAAACGAATCATGACAGCGCTGCTGCTTGTCACTGTTTTAGCTGCAATGGAAGGAACCATTGTCAGTACGGCTGTTCCAAGAATTACAAGTGATTTGTCGGGTATTGAGCTAGTTAGCTGGGTATATGCCATTTATATGCTGACAACCGCTGTATCTACACCTATATACGGAAAGTTAGCGGATTTATTCGGCCGCAAAAAAGTTATGCTTGTTGGAATTATTATTTTCTTAATCGGATCTATACTTTGCGGGCTTAGCTTTTCGATGCAACAATTAATTGTCTACAGAGCAATCCAAGGGCTAGGCGCCGGGGTCGTTATGCCCCTTACAATGATTATTATTGGCGACTTGTATGAAGAAGCAAAAGAAAGAGCCAAAGCCCAAGGTTGGATTAGCGCAGTTTGGGGAGTTGCTGGAGTTCTCGGTCCTCTTCTTGGGGGATTTTTAGTCGATACGCTGTCTTGGCGCTATATTTTCTTTTTAAATATACCGTTTGGACTAATGGCTTTTATTGTTCTTCTAGTAAACTATAAAGAAGAAGTGGTAAAAGAAAAACGCTATATCGATTACATTGGAGCGGTGACGTTTTCAGTTGGAACCATTGCATTTTTATACGCGCTTTTAACCGGAAGTCAGCATCAAAACTGGGGAGATCCGATCATTATAGGATTATTTGTTCTAGCTGTTCTGACATTCATGGGCTTTATTTATATCGAAAAGAAATCGCCGGAACCTCTTATTCCGCTTGAGCTGTTTTCTATTCGAAGTGTATCTGTTATAAACTTATTAACACTTCTTGTCGGGTCAGTAGTTATTAGTATTACGGTTTACCTTCCAATTTGGAGCCAAGGAGTGATGGGAAAAAGTGCAACCGCTGCCGGTTTTGTGTTAATGCCCATGCCAGTATGCTGGACAATTGGTTCACTGCTTTCAGGGAATTTAGTAGGGCGTCTTAAAACGCACTCCATCCTTACGCTAGGAACGGCAATCGTAAGTACGGCATGTTTTATGCTGTTTTTAGTCTCCACGCACTCACCCGTATTTTTAATTTATGTAGCCGTTGGGGTTCTTGGGTTAGGAATGGGGATTATTACGCCTATCTTTATGTTAGTTATTCAATCAGCAGTCCCAGCTAGCAAAAGAGGAGTAGCGGTGGCTCTTAATACGTTTACAAATACATTTAGTCAAACGCTAGGTTCCGCAGTGTTTGGTACAATCTTTAACTTAGTGACGCTTTCACAGGCAAAGAAATTAGGGCAAGAAAATTTAAATGCTTCGTTTGAGACAGGCGGAGTACCGTCAGAAGAACTGTCAAAGCTGCATGAAATTCTTGCATCAGGTGTTCACATTATTTACAGTGGAACGTTTTTAGCTGCTTTACTAAGCTTTGCTGTCTCATGCTTATTAGTAAAAAACGGCCATAAAAAAATAAAGAACATATCTGTGCAAAAGTAA
- a CDS encoding glycine C-acetyltransferase, with the protein MTSRRLKEFLNNNLEDLKDKGLYNVINPVEGPNGPLIQIDGKQLINLSSNNYLGLATDERLINASNEATEKYGVGAGAVRTINGTLDIHIKLEEKLAEFKHTEAAIAYQSGFNCNMAAISAVMDKHDAILSDELNHASIIDGCRLSKAKIIPYKHSDMEDLRAKAGEAQKSGAYNKIMVITDGVFSMDGDIAKLPEIVEIAQEFDLITYVDDAHGSGVLGNGMGTVKHFGLSEKVDFQIGTLSKAIGAVGGYVAGKKDLIDWLKVRSRPFLFSTAITPGTAAACIKAIEILSTSTELQDQMWENSRYLKQGLKELGFDTGESETPITPCIIGDENQTQIFSERLIEEGVYAKSIVFPTVPRGTGRVRNMPTAAHTKEMLDEALRIYKKVGKEMKLI; encoded by the coding sequence ATGACAAGCAGACGTTTAAAAGAATTCTTGAATAATAATTTAGAAGATTTAAAAGATAAAGGGCTATACAACGTCATTAATCCAGTAGAGGGACCAAATGGACCTTTGATTCAAATTGATGGAAAACAATTAATTAATTTATCATCCAACAACTATTTGGGGCTTGCTACAGACGAAAGGCTTATTAACGCGTCCAACGAAGCCACTGAAAAATACGGGGTGGGAGCTGGAGCTGTCCGAACGATTAATGGAACTCTAGATATTCATATTAAGCTAGAGGAAAAGCTTGCCGAGTTTAAGCATACGGAAGCAGCTATAGCTTACCAATCTGGCTTTAACTGCAATATGGCAGCCATCTCTGCAGTTATGGATAAACATGACGCGATTTTATCAGATGAGCTGAATCACGCTTCAATTATTGACGGGTGTCGGCTATCAAAAGCAAAAATTATTCCTTACAAACATTCGGATATGGAAGATCTCCGTGCAAAAGCAGGCGAAGCACAAAAGTCCGGTGCCTATAATAAAATAATGGTAATTACCGACGGTGTATTCTCAATGGATGGAGACATTGCTAAGCTTCCGGAAATTGTAGAAATCGCACAGGAATTTGATTTAATCACATACGTAGATGATGCTCACGGATCGGGCGTATTAGGTAACGGTATGGGGACAGTCAAACATTTTGGCTTATCTGAAAAAGTAGACTTCCAAATTGGAACATTGTCAAAAGCGATTGGAGCTGTAGGCGGATACGTAGCTGGAAAAAAAGACTTAATTGACTGGTTGAAAGTACGAAGCCGCCCGTTTTTATTCTCGACTGCTATTACACCAGGCACGGCTGCTGCATGTATTAAAGCGATTGAAATTCTAAGCACAAGTACAGAGCTGCAGGATCAAATGTGGGAAAACAGCCGTTATTTAAAGCAAGGATTAAAAGAGCTGGGCTTTGATACCGGCGAAAGTGAAACACCTATTACTCCGTGCATTATAGGAGATGAAAATCAAACGCAGATTTTTAGTGAGAGATTAATAGAAGAAGGGGTATACGCTAAATCAATTGTTTTCCCTACCGTTCCAAGAGGAACAGGACGCGTTCGCAATATGCCAACGGCTGCTCATACAAAAGAAATGTTAGATGAAGCACTTCGTATCTACAAAAAAGTAGGCAAGGAAATGAAATTAATCTAA
- a CDS encoding L-threonine 3-dehydrogenase: protein MKKVLITGSLGQIGSELTMKMREIYGSENIIATDIRKTTSDVVTSGPFEILDVTDQTALFTIAEKHKVDTVIHLAALLSATAEQKPLLAWNLNMGGLVNALEVARELKCQFFTPSSIGAFGPTTPKDWTPQDTIQRPTTMYGVNKVAGELLCDYYHHKFGVDTRGLRFPGLISYVTPPGGGTTDYAVEIYYEAVKHKRYTSYIDKGTYMDMMYMPDALNAVIQLMEADGSKLKHRNSFNVSAMSFDPEQMAAEIRKTIPEFVLNYQVDPVRQAIAESWPNHIDSSCAKEEWGFKAEYNLEKMTREMLGKLKVESQLVLT, encoded by the coding sequence ATGAAAAAAGTATTAATAACGGGGTCTCTAGGACAAATCGGTTCTGAATTAACAATGAAAATGAGAGAGATATATGGTTCAGAAAATATTATTGCCACTGATATTCGCAAGACGACGAGCGATGTTGTGACTTCAGGTCCATTCGAGATTTTAGACGTAACGGATCAGACTGCGTTATTTACGATCGCCGAAAAGCATAAAGTCGATACGGTTATTCACTTGGCTGCGCTGTTATCAGCGACAGCCGAGCAAAAGCCGCTTCTAGCTTGGAATCTAAATATGGGCGGATTAGTAAACGCGCTCGAAGTAGCTCGTGAGCTGAAGTGCCAATTTTTTACTCCAAGTTCAATTGGTGCATTTGGTCCAACGACTCCAAAAGACTGGACGCCGCAGGATACAATTCAACGTCCTACCACGATGTATGGTGTTAATAAAGTAGCGGGTGAATTACTTTGCGATTACTATCACCATAAATTCGGAGTAGATACACGAGGGCTACGTTTTCCAGGCTTAATTTCATACGTAACGCCTCCAGGTGGAGGGACAACGGACTACGCTGTTGAAATTTATTATGAAGCCGTTAAACATAAGCGCTATACGTCTTATATCGACAAAGGAACCTATATGGATATGATGTATATGCCTGACGCACTAAACGCTGTCATCCAACTAATGGAAGCAGACGGTTCTAAGCTGAAGCATCGAAATTCATTTAACGTTTCTGCCATGAGCTTTGATCCAGAACAAATGGCAGCTGAAATCAGAAAAACAATTCCGGAATTTGTGCTGAACTACCAAGTAGATCCTGTTCGACAAGCAATTGCTGAAAGCTGGCCCAACCATATAGATTCCAGCTGTGCGAAAGAAGAGTGGGGATTTAAAGCAGAATATAACCTAGAAAAAATGACGAGAGAGATGCTGGGAAAGTTAAAAGTTGAATCACAGCTTGTCTTAACGTAA
- the hutP gene encoding hut operon transcriptional regulator HutP: MNNKFQQVNDFSMGRLTSLLVLLHNTELAEGIEKEINERGYSYTVGKVGAMELSKVVAAIETSAKTNNIINAQSYREVHALYHAILEAIQGVSRGTLQLGDILRTVGLTFSIVRGKIEFSGSSEEWISVCVYGTIGAPKKGFEHDTLGFGFNHI; this comes from the coding sequence TTGAACAATAAATTTCAACAAGTTAATGATTTTTCAATGGGAAGATTAACATCTTTACTCGTTCTTTTACATAATACGGAACTAGCTGAAGGTATTGAAAAGGAAATCAATGAGAGAGGATATAGCTATACAGTTGGAAAAGTCGGAGCGATGGAGCTGTCTAAAGTTGTGGCCGCAATTGAAACGAGCGCCAAGACAAACAATATTATTAATGCCCAGTCGTACCGGGAAGTCCACGCTCTTTATCATGCTATACTTGAAGCTATTCAAGGAGTTAGTCGAGGAACGCTGCAGCTAGGTGATATTTTACGGACGGTAGGACTCACATTTTCAATTGTGCGCGGAAAAATTGAGTTCTCAGGATCAAGCGAGGAATGGATTAGCGTTTGTGTGTATGGAACGATAGGTGCACCGAAAAAAGGCTTTGAACATGATACGTTAGGTTTTGGTTTTAACCATATTTAA
- a CDS encoding MFS transporter, with amino-acid sequence MNYRNKTVVASVAGLTLEGMDIMFISFAMSMIIAEFHIDLATGGLISSITNIGMLIGGVIFGILADKFGRVRVFTYTVLLFAVGTALTGFAANVEQVYASRFIAGIGAGGEYGIGMALVAEAWPKHKQGRASSYVSIGAQFGVILAALLSSLILPIFGWRALFFVGIIPVIFAFIVRKNLNESPEWLKAQKEKTAVVKNNGKLRQLFATPKTAMTTISLAVMATVQIAGYNGLMIWLPSMLQQSQGLSVSSSALWTISTAVGMIIGMLTFGQFMDRFGSKRTFGIFLLASACAVFLYSYAEGSAGLLIGGAVVGFFSNGMFAGYGALISSHYSVEVRSTATNTIFNFGRALGGLSPILVGYLLQSYDMTVAMTYLAGLYCISFIFMMSLKKTGEKNVKQMNAQSAL; translated from the coding sequence ATGAATTATCGTAACAAGACAGTTGTAGCATCAGTAGCAGGTTTGACGTTAGAAGGGATGGACATTATGTTTATCTCGTTTGCTATGTCAATGATTATCGCTGAATTTCACATTGATTTAGCAACGGGTGGACTTATTTCTTCTATTACGAATATAGGAATGCTGATAGGCGGAGTCATCTTCGGAATTTTAGCAGATAAATTTGGAAGAGTGCGGGTTTTTACCTACACGGTTCTTCTATTTGCAGTCGGAACGGCATTAACAGGTTTTGCAGCAAATGTTGAACAAGTGTATGCTTCACGATTTATTGCCGGAATTGGGGCTGGAGGAGAGTACGGAATCGGTATGGCTCTTGTTGCAGAAGCGTGGCCGAAACATAAGCAAGGAAGAGCTTCATCTTATGTTAGTATTGGCGCACAATTTGGAGTTATTCTTGCGGCGCTTTTAAGTTCTCTGATCCTGCCGATTTTCGGATGGAGAGCGCTGTTTTTTGTCGGAATTATCCCCGTCATTTTTGCTTTTATCGTACGAAAAAATTTAAACGAATCTCCTGAGTGGTTAAAAGCTCAAAAAGAGAAAACAGCCGTTGTTAAAAATAATGGCAAGCTACGTCAACTATTTGCTACGCCTAAGACGGCGATGACGACTATTTCTCTGGCAGTGATGGCTACCGTTCAAATTGCAGGCTATAACGGACTCATGATATGGCTTCCGTCTATGCTTCAGCAATCACAAGGACTCTCTGTTTCAAGTTCAGCTCTTTGGACAATCAGTACAGCCGTTGGAATGATTATAGGCATGCTAACATTTGGTCAATTTATGGATCGTTTTGGTTCGAAGCGTACTTTTGGAATTTTTCTTCTCGCTTCAGCGTGTGCGGTATTTTTATACTCGTATGCCGAAGGAAGTGCAGGGCTGCTTATAGGAGGAGCTGTTGTCGGATTTTTCTCAAACGGAATGTTCGCAGGATACGGAGCCTTGATCAGCAGTCACTATTCGGTAGAAGTTCGCAGTACTGCAACGAACACTATTTTTAACTTCGGGAGAGCGCTCGGAGGGTTGTCACCCATTCTTGTCGGCTATCTTTTGCAAAGCTATGATATGACGGTAGCGATGACGTACTTGGCGGGGCTGTACTGTATTTCGTTTATTTTTATGATGAGTCTTAAAAAAACGGGAGAAAAGAACGTGAAACAAATGAACGCTCAATCTGCTCTTTAA